One Brassica napus cultivar Da-Ae chromosome A1, Da-Ae, whole genome shotgun sequence genomic region harbors:
- the LOC106451352 gene encoding dynamin-2B: MEAIDELSQLSDSMRQAAALLADEDPDESSSSSRRPATSLNVVALGNVGAGKSAVLNSLIGHPVLPTGENGATRAPIIIDLSREESLSSKAIILQIDNKSQQVSASALRHSLQDRLSKGATGRGRDEIYLKLRTSTAPPLKLIDLPGLDQRIVDDSMIGEHAQHNDAILLVVVPASQASEISSSRALKIAKEYDSDSTRTVGIISKIDQAAENPKALAAVQALLSNQGPPKTTDIPWVALIGQSVAIASAQSGGSENSLETAWRAESESLKSILTGAPQSKLGRIALVDTLASQIRSRMKLRLPNILSGLQGKSQIVQDELSRLGEQLVSSAEGTRAIALELCREFEDKFLLHLAGGEGSGWKVVASFEGNFPNRIKQLPLDRYFDLNNVKRIVLEADGYQPYLISPEKGLRSLIKIVLELAKDPARLCVDEVHRVLVDIVSASANATPGLGRYPPFKREVVAIASAALDGFKNEAKKMVVALVDMERAFVPPQHFIRLVQRRMERQRREDELKGRSSRKGQDAEQSLLNRASSPQPEGSSTGGSLKSLKDKFLPQDKDKDKDKETPEVSGLKTAGPEGEITAGYLLKKSAKTNGWSRRWFVLNEKTGKLGYTKKQEERNFRGTVTLEECSIEEISDDEGEKSKSSKDKKSNGPDSKGPGLVFKITCRVPYKTVLKAHNALVLKAESMVDKNEWINKLQKVIQARGGQVGGASMRQSFSEGSLDKMVRKPVDPEEELRWMSQEVRGYVEAVLNSLAANVPKAVVLCQVEKSKEDMLNQLYSSISAIGNERIESLIQEDQNVKRKRDRYEKQSSLLSKLTRQLSIHDNRAAAASSWSDSGTESSPKTNGGSTGEDWMNAFNAAASGQDSLKRYGSGGHSRRYSDPAQNGEDDSSGSGGSNRRTTPNRLPPAPPQSGGSSYRY, from the exons ATGGAGGCGATCGATGAGTTGTCTCAGCTTTCGGATTCGATGAGACAAGCGGCGGCGCTGCTCGCTGACGAAGATCCCGATGagagctcttcttcttctaggcGCCCGGCTACTTCTCTCAACGTGGTTGCCCTAGGGAATGTG GGAGCTGGGAAGTCTGCAGTTTTGAATAGCCTAATTGGACATCCAGTTCTG CCGACGGGTGAGAATGGTGCTACACGGGCTCCTATAATCATTGACCTGAGCAGGGAGGAATCACTGAGCAGCAAGGCTATTATCTTGCAAATTGACAATAAATCTCAACAAGTTTCTGCAA GTGCCCTAAGACATTCTCTACAGGATAGGCTTAGCAAAGGAGCCACAGGGAGGGGTCGTGATGAAATATACCTTAAACTTCGTACAAGCACTGCTCCGCCATTGAAACTGATTGATTTGCCTGGTCTGGATCAGAGAATTGTTGATGATTCAATG ATTGGTGAACATGCACAGCACAATGATGCCATACTGTTGGTTGTTGTGCCTGCTAGCCAGGCGTCTGAGATTTCTTCCTCTCGAGCCCTGAAGATAGCGAAGGAGTATGATTCAGACA GCACTAGGACCGTAGGAATTATCAGCAAAATTGACCAGGCAGCAGAGAACCCAAAAGCGCTTGCAGCAGTTCAGGCTCTTCTTTCAAACCAGGGGCCTCCAAAAACAACTGATATTCCATGGGTTGCACTTATTGGTCAATCTGTAGCAATTGCGTCAGCGCAGTCTGGAGGCAGTGAGAACTCTTTAGAAACTGCTTGGCGTGCGGAGAGTGAAAGCCTCAAATCCATTTTGACTGGTGCTCCACAAAGCAAACTTGGCAGAATTGCCCTGGTGGACACCCTTGCTAGCCAGATTCGTAGCAGAATGAAGCTCAGGCTACCAAATATCTTGTCTGG ACTGCAGGGTAAGTCTCAAATAGTGCAGGACGAATTATCAAGGCTTGGTGAACAACTGGTTAGCAGTGCTGAAGGTACAAGGGCTATAGCTTTGGAGCTTTGCCGTGAGTTTGAGGACAAATTTCTTCTCCACTTGGCTGGTGGTGAA GGAAGTGGTTGGAAAGTTGTTGCAAGTTTTGAAGGAAATTTCCCCAACCGTATCAAGCAGCTTCCATTGGATagatactttgacttgaataaTGTTAAAAGG ATTGTACTAGAAGCAGATGGTTATCAACCTTATCTTATATCTCCGGAGAAAGGGTTGAGATCGTTGATAAAGATTGTTCTTGAGTTGGCTAAGGACCCAGCACGACTATGCGTTGATGAG GTTCACCGAGTGCTTGTTGATATAGTTTCGGCTTCCGCTAATGCCACACCTGGTCTTGGGAGATATCCTCCTTTTAAGAGAGAG GTTGTAGCTATAGCAAGTGCCGCACTTGATGGATTCAAGAATGAAGCTAAGAAGATGGTAGTTGCGCTAGTTGATATGGAGCGTGCGTTCGTACCACCTCAGCACTTCATCCGTCTCGTACAAAGAAG AATGGAAAGGCAGCGTCGCGAGGACGAGCTTAAAGGGCGTTCATCTAGAAAGGGACAAGATGCAGAGCAATCTCTCTTAAACAGG GCATCTAGTCCTCAGCCAGAGGGGTCATCAACTGGTGGTAGCTTGAAATCATTGAAAGACAAATTTCTTCCGCAAGATAAAGATaaagacaaagacaaagaaACGCCAGAGGTCTCTGGTCTAAAGACTGCTGGACCTGAGGGGGAGATAACAGCAG GGTACCTGTTGAAGAAAAGTGCAAAGACAAATGGCTGGAGTAGGCGATGGTTTGTTCTGAATGAAAAGACTGGAAAG CTTGGTTATACGAAAAAGCAAGAAGAAAGGAACTTCCGTGGCACTGTAACTTTAGAG GAATGCAGTATTGAAGAAATTTCTGATGATGAAGGAGAAAAATCAAAGAGCTCGAAAGATAAGAAATCAAATGGACCTGATTCAAAAGGACCAGGCCTTGTATTTAAGATAACCTGCAGGGTTCCATATAAGACTGTACTTAAAG CTCACAATGCGCTGGTTCTGAAGGCCGAGAGCATGGTTGATAAGAATGAATGGATTAACAAGCTGCAAAAGGTTATCCAAGCCCGAGGAGGCCAAGTAGGTGGCGCTTCCATGAGGCAAAGTTTTTCAGAAGGTTCACTT GATAAGATGGTAAGGAAACCGGTTGACCCTGAAGAAGAATTGCGGTGGATGTCCCAAGAAGTACGAGGTTACGTTGAAGCTGTTTTAAACAGCCTTGCCGCGAATGTTCCAAAG GCCGTTGTTCTTTGTCAAGTGGAGAAATCAAAGGAAGATATGTTGAATCAGCTCTACAGTTCTATCAG CGCGATAGGTAATGAGAGGATTGAATCGTTGATTCAAGAGGACCAAAacgtcaaaagaaaaagagaccgTTACGAGAAGCAGTCATCTCTTCTTTCAAAGCTCACGAGACAGCTTAGCATTCACGATAACCGAGCAGCTGCTGCTTCAAGCTGGTCTGACAGCGGCActg AAAGCAGCCCGAAAACCAATGGAGGGTCTACGGGGGAGGATTGGATGAATGCGTTTAATGCTGCTGCTAGTGGACAGGACTCATTGAAGAGGTATGGATCTGGTGGTCATAGCCGACGGTACAGTGATCCAGCTCAGAATGGTGAGGATGATTCTTCTGGATCTGGTGGGAGCAACCGTCGTACCACACCAAACAGGCTCCCACCGGCACCTCCACAGTCTGGTGGCTCATCTTACAGGTATTAG
- the LOC106377862 gene encoding UDP-D-xylose:L-fucose alpha-1,3-D-xylosyltransferase MGP4 yields MAQHILNQRPVSRRPISRLCRNGFFLLPLVLLVLLGVVLPWLGSPLLYNTSSSPSFPPSLSYWREYSLTQATKFVAKNGSTVIVCTVSYPFLPFLNNWLISVSRQNHQENVLVIAEDYATLYKVNEKWPGHAVLIPPALGSQTAQHFGSKGFFKFTSRRPQHLLDILELGYNVMYNDVDMVWLQDPFQYLEGSHDAYFMDDLTKIKPLNHSHDLPPPNRKGATYICSCMIFLRPTSGAKLLMNKWIEELGSLFWAKPKEGNDQPAFNWALNKTAHEVDVYLLPQTAFPSGGLYFTNETWVKETKGKHAIIHNNYIISYDEKMKRFRDFGLWLVEDYALESPLGKL; encoded by the exons ATGGCGCAACATATCCTTAATCAGCGTCCAGTCTCAAGACGTCCCATCTCTCGCCTTTGTCGCAATGGTTTCTTTCTCCTCCCTCTCGTTCTACTTGTTCTCCTCGGTGTAGTCTTACCTTGGTTAGGATCTCCCTTATTATACAATAcctcctcttctccttcttttccTCCCTCACTCTCCTATTGGCGCGAATATTCCTTGACTCAAGCCACCAAATTTGTCGCTAAGAATGGGTCGACTGTGATTGTCTGCACTGTAAGCTATCCTTTCTTGCCTTTTCTCAACAACTGGTTGATTAGTGTTTCTAGACAGAATCATCAAGAAAATGTTCTTGTGATTGCTGAAGATTACGCTACTTTGTACAAAGTCAACGAGAAATGGCCTGGTCATGCCGTTCTCATCCCTCCAGCATTGGGTTCTCAAACCGCACAACATTTCGGTTCCAAG GGTTTCTTTAAGTTTACATCTCGGAGGCCACAACATCTCTTGGACATTTTGGAGCTAGGTTACAATGTAATGTACAACGATGTTGATATGGTTTGGCTGCAAGATCCATTTCAGTATTTAGAGGGAAGCCACGACGCATACTTCATGGATGATTTGACTAAA ATTAAGCCTTTGAATCACTCCCACGATTTACCACCTCCAAATCGAAAAGGAGCCACTTATATATGTAGCTGCATGATTTTCTTGCGTCCCACCAGTGGTGCAAAGCTTCTAATGAATAAATGGATTGAGGAACTTGGTTCCCTATTTTGGGCTAAACCTAAAGAAGGAAATGATCAACCTGCCTTTAACTGGGCACTTAACAAAACAGCTCATGAG GTAGATGTTTACTTACTTCCGCAAACAGCTTTCCCATCAGGGGGATTGTACTTCACAAACGAGACATGGGTTAAAGAGACAAAAGGGAAACATGCCATAATCCACAATAACTACATTATCAGTTACGACGAAAAGATGAAACGTTTCCGCGATTTTGGTCTATGGCTCGTCGAGGATTATGCTCTTGAGTCACCATTAGGAAAATTATAA
- the LOC106377852 gene encoding UDP-D-xylose:L-fucose alpha-1,3-D-xylosyltransferase 3-like yields the protein MAQQQQRPISNRPISFLNRNGLFLLLLALLFLLGVYLPLSEAPLFLFPNRTSPSSSPSPSFVVSDWRDYSLAQAAKFVAKNGTVIVCSVSYPFLPFLNNWLISISRQKHHEKVLVIAEDYALLYKVNEKWPGHAVLIPPALDPKAAHHFGSQGFYNLTSRRPQHLLDILELGYNVMYNDVDMVWLQDPFKYLQGSHDVYFMDDMTAIKPLNHSHGLPPSRNGVTYVCSCMIFLRCTSGAKLLLKKWVEEIRAQPWSNTEAKKPHDQPAFNRALHKTTQIDVYLLPQSAFPSGGLYFKNQKWVNETKGKHVIVHNNYIVGYNNKLKRFQDFGLWLVDDHSHQSPLGKIELVQEENNEEKKQKERGLNGNMSQKRNFL from the exons ATGGCGCAGCAGCAACAACGTCCAATCTCAAACCGTCCCATTTCTTTTCTAAACCGCAACggtctcttcctcctccttctAGCTCTCCTGTTTCTTCTCGGTGTATACTTACCTCTGTCTGAAGCTCCCTTATTCCTGTTTCCAAACAGAACTTCACCatcctcttctccttctccttcttttgTGGTGTCCGACTGGCGCGACTATTCCCTTGCTCAAGCGGCCAAGTTTGTGGCTAAGAATGGGACGGTGATCGTCTGCTCAGTTAGTTATCCTTTCTTGCCTTTTCTCAACAACTGGCTGATTAGCATTTCTAGACAGAAGCATCATGAAAAAGTTCTCGTGATCGCTGAAGATTATGCTCTTCTGTACAAAGTTAACGAGAAGTGGCCTGGTCATGCCGTTCTCATTCCACCAGCGTTGGATCCTAAAGCCGCACACCATTTTGGTTCCCAG GGTTTCTACAATCTTACTTCTCGGAGACCACAACATCTCTTGGACATTTTGGAGCTAGGTTACAATGTTATGTACAATGATGTTGATATGGTCTGGCTACAAGATCCGTTTAAGTATTTACAGGGAAGCCACGACGTATACTTTATGGATGACATGACTGCG ATTAAGCCTTTAAATCACTCTCATGGTTTACCACCGAGTCGAAACGGAGTGACTTATGTATGTAGCTGCATGATTTTCTTGCGTTGCACTAGTGGTGCAAAGCTTCTATTGAAGAAATGGGTGGAAGAAATTCGAGCTCAACCTTGGTCTAACACTGAAGCAAAGAAACCACATGATCAACCTGCTTTTAATCGGGCACTTCACAAAACAACTCAG ATAGATGTCTACTTGCTTCCACAATCAGCTTTCCCGTCAGGAGGATTGTACTTCAAGAACCAGAAATGGGTTAATGAGACAAAGGGAAAACATGTGATAGTTCATAATAATTACATTGTCGGCTACAACAACAAGTTAAAACGCTTTCAAGATTTTGGTCTGTGGCTAGTCGATGATCATTCTCATCAGTCACCACTGggaaaaataga GTTAGTCCAAGAGGAAAATAATGAAGAGAAGAAACAGAAGGAAAGAGGTTTAAACGGAAATATGAGTCAAAAACGGAACTTCCTCTAG